The Plasmodium falciparum 3D7 genome assembly, chromosome: 3 nucleotide sequence acatatatttactagacatatattaaaatttaattttgataaaaatgaacaaatagaaaatataacaaacCATGGTAATGTTAAGTCGAATGTACTTAATCCAAATACAACTCATATTAATAACCATCCACATAATcaatatcataataataataaatataacaataaaaataattatcataaaaaaattatacaagaATTATTAAGAGACAAAGCATATATTTCCATGATTCAAAATACAATTAAACATTATGATAagcattttaaaaatttctttCTTCTATTAACagaatatgtaaataataatattgatgaaTATGCTCATAATTTTCTTATAAAATTagattataatttttattatactaataaatataaattgtcATATCAAAATCCTACCtcttttaataatgatataaactCAGAATATGTAAACGATAATTTTAATGATAATTTAGACGATTCTAATGATACAAGACAAGtaacaaaagaaaatgtaaatggaacaaattataataacaatgtCTCAAAGTATAATCACATGCAAACAAGCAATAATCCTATAGAATCAAATAGTgtacaaataaaaaggaaaaaaaatttattacttATGAATGAcagaaattataataatattgatctAAATAATCAtactaatataaatgatatgaataatatcaATTTAATGAATAAGggtgaaaattataatttatatagagAAAACATTACTtctgaaataaaaaatcacAGCCCAAATGAATACaggaataatataattactaACCAcactattaataataatggtaatagtaattatcatcaaataaattatagTTTACATAGATTCagcaacaataataataataataataataatatgaaggTGCAATCCGAATTACATAATTTAAATGACAAAtccaattttaataaaaaagataattataatattaatgatacaaacaacaataattatcattatactaataataatacatcacCAAAAAgttcaaatgaaaaaaataaaatatataataaccatcccattaattatatgagaaatgattataataaaaatatattaaataataataaagataccATTTTAAGTGAAAATCCTTAtctaaaagaaaagaatcaTATACcatttcaaaataaaaatcatgATACACCTTCTCCTTTacacataaataattttaatcaagatgaaaacaataatatatctcctctaaattattcaaaattaaaaaaatttaatacatcatataataacaatgaaaatataaaaaatattaatttaagtAATATTGATCTTGACAGTATAGATAACAGTAGATACAGTAGTAAATATAATGCATAAAAAGGTTCAtcacacatatattttattctacatcctttcttttttttttttttatacttgtagaatgtatattattatgttatattatattatatatatataataattctttttctatgtaaaaggttttttttttttttttttttttttttttttttttgtcaaaaataaaaaaataggaaatgattaaattatatatatgtagataaattattttgtgtAAAATTATgagcatataaatatatatatatgtaatatatatttatatattttttttttttttttaactatatatatatatatatatatatatatatatatatatatattcacatatGTGAACACCATACGAATGTTaagattttaaaatattattttaataaaatatttgtaacttatatatttttaaaattattataatccaTATAAAGGAAAAcgtataaaaaaataggaaCAAATAAactaaaatgaataaataaataaataaataaatatatatatatatatatatgtttaataaaattaacagtactattatgtattaaatgaatatatatgagtgttattaaatatatattaattggaaaatataataagaaaaataaatacatatataaaatatatatatatatatatatttatttattgtatcaTATTTGTAACAACGTAATTATTAGCATatagtaaataatataaatatataaatatttataagtatatattatatatatatatatatatatatatttaattttaattttttttgttatggCGTGCCAAGTTGATAACCCCCCTAAAACATACCCAAACGATAAAACAGCTGAATACGAAAAGTACGCAAATTATATGAactatctatattattatcaaaataatgaattaaaaaaaatcgaTTCCTCTTATTTtaaagataaatatttaGGATTATTTTTTGGAGCTTCATGGTGTAAATACTGTGTAACCTTTATAGATAgcttaaatatatttaaaaagaacTTCCCCAATgttgaaattatatatataccatttGATAGAACATATCAAGAGTACCAatcctttttaaaaaatacaaactTTTATGCTTTACCTtttgataattatttatatatatgtaaaaagtatcaaataaaaaatctaCCTTCCTTTATGTTAATTACacctaataataatatactagTAAAGGATGCAGCACAATTAATTAAAAcagatgaatatataaataatttaaaatcattaataaaaaattatatcataCATCCTAAAACGTTTCAATTTAATAATCGCTTTTTTGATTTGTTTCGTAATTGATGTATCATAAGAACTGTGTGGTTACAGACACGaacacattttttaaatatttttctactccataatgtttttaataaatgaacacaggaaaaaaaaaaaaaaatatatatatatatatatgtatgtatttacatatatttttgtaataatatcttctttttttttttttttttttttttttttgtaaatgacctatttgttttattttattatcttatgtaatttaatatgtttcttttctgttatatttttttatttttattaattcataCACAGAGAatacaaatttttataaaagaaaaaaaaaaaaaaaaaaaaaaaaaaaaaaaacatttaaatatataacacgaaggttattaaaaaagcatacatatatatatatatatatatatatatatgtatgaatacacgaaatggaaaaaaaatatatatatatatttatttatttatttatttatatattaattcattGTATGTTTTGATAGAATATTCacaatatttaattatttcccTGTTCTGTCTTTTTTATTCCAATAGTGGTCCTAGGGATGCACAATTTtcaatattcatttttaacattttagAAAACTGAGCTAAGGTTGCTCCATCTATATACCTATGGTCAGCTCCAAAGGTGAAGTTTATAGTATCAGCAactaatatatcatttaaagAATTTAAGTTATTAGATTCATCTTTTAAAAgcaattttttttccattttgcCTATACCTATTATACATGCTTGATTATCAAATACTATAGGAGTAGCAAAGGTTCCTGATATGGCTCCAAAATTACTAACAGTTATTGTACCATTAGTAATATCACTTTTATCAAGTTGCATATTATTTGCTTTATCAcgtaatgataataaatctttttgaatatctaaaatatttttattctgaacattttttatatttggtACTAATAATCCATGAGGAGTATCAACAGctatagatatattatgattCTTATACATAGTATAAGTATTagttttaaaattaaatttggAATTTAAAATTGGGAATTCTTTTAATACATtagatattaattttataagtaTACATGTAATAGTTATATTAGTTTCTTTTgtttgtaaatttttttgttgttctttatattcttttctca carries:
- a CDS encoding plasmoredoxin, translated to MACQVDNPPKTYPNDKTAEYEKYANYMNYLYYYQNNELKKIDSSYFKDKYLGLFFGASWCKYCVTFIDSLNIFKKNFPNVEIIYIPFDRTYQEYQSFLKNTNFYALPFDNYLYICKKYQIKNLPSFMLITPNNNILVKDAAQLIKTDEYINNLKSLIKNYIIHPKTFQFNNRFFDLFRN